The Pseudomonas sp. FP2309 genome has a window encoding:
- the yfcF gene encoding glutathione transferase gives MSQSPLRLYVDSIFTSPYAMSVFVTLREKGLAFDLVTLDLEAAQHQTADFARLSVTQRVPTLVEGDFALSESSAITEYLDEAYPEIAVYPADPRQRARARQVQAWLRSDLLPIRQERSTLVVFCGQQMPPLSPVAEAAARRLISGAQTLLAGDPAHLFGEWSIADVDLALMLNRLILNGDNVPADLVAYARRQWLRPSVQAWVNQPRPVL, from the coding sequence ATGAGCCAGAGTCCGTTGCGCCTTTACGTCGATTCGATCTTTACCAGCCCGTATGCCATGTCGGTGTTCGTCACACTGCGCGAAAAAGGCCTGGCCTTCGATCTGGTCACCCTGGACCTTGAGGCCGCGCAACACCAGACGGCGGATTTCGCCCGGTTGTCGGTGACCCAACGTGTACCGACCCTGGTGGAGGGCGATTTTGCGCTGTCGGAGTCTTCGGCGATCACCGAGTACCTGGACGAGGCTTATCCCGAAATCGCGGTGTACCCGGCCGATCCCAGGCAGCGGGCGAGGGCGCGGCAGGTGCAGGCGTGGCTGCGCAGCGATTTACTGCCGATTCGCCAGGAACGCTCCACGTTGGTGGTGTTCTGCGGGCAGCAGATGCCGCCGTTGTCGCCGGTGGCCGAGGCGGCCGCCCGGCGCTTGATCAGTGGCGCGCAGACGCTGTTGGCAGGTGACCCGGCCCACCTGTTCGGTGAGTGGTCGATTGCCGATGTGGACCTGGCGCTCATGCTTAATCGCTTGATCCTGAACGGCGACAACGTGCCCGCCGATCTGGTGGCGTACGCCCGGCGTCAGTGGCTGCGGCCGTCGGTGCAGGCGTGGGTCAATCAGCCACGCCCTGTGCTGTAG
- a CDS encoding DUF1624 domain-containing protein: MTDAAPPRQRLLSIDALRGLVILFMLLDHVRETFLLHRQVSDPMSIDATEPALFLSRSLAHLCAPVFVLLTGLSAFLYGQKYRGRADVSAFLFKRGLFLVVLEFTLVNFAWTFQLPPSVIYMQVIWAIGVSMIALAALVWLPRPLLIALALVIIGGHNSLDGLHFTPGSSLQTLWSILHERSWIQVTDTLRLRVTYPVLPWIGVIALGYAVGPWFANGMPPALRQRYLLLGGVSALAGFVLLRAANGYGEKPWQAHESSVQTLMSFFNVTKYPPSLLFLALTLGIGMLLLLAFERAGHKRWISVLAVFGAAPMFFYLLHLFVLRLLYVACVALFGLDHGNYFGFDTIAAVWWAALLLPLALYPPVRWFAGLKARRRDLAWLKYL; the protein is encoded by the coding sequence ATGACCGATGCTGCTCCCCCGCGCCAACGCTTGCTCTCCATCGACGCCCTGCGCGGTTTGGTGATCCTGTTCATGCTGTTGGACCATGTGCGCGAAACCTTCCTGCTGCACCGCCAGGTCAGCGACCCCATGAGCATCGACGCCACCGAGCCTGCGCTGTTTTTAAGCCGCAGCCTCGCGCATTTGTGCGCGCCGGTATTCGTGCTACTGACCGGGCTGTCAGCGTTCTTATACGGCCAGAAGTATCGGGGCCGGGCCGACGTGTCGGCGTTCCTGTTCAAGCGCGGGCTATTCCTGGTGGTCCTGGAGTTCACCCTGGTCAACTTCGCCTGGACCTTTCAACTGCCACCCAGCGTGATCTACATGCAGGTGATATGGGCCATCGGCGTGAGCATGATCGCCCTCGCCGCCCTGGTGTGGTTACCGCGCCCGCTCTTGATTGCACTGGCGCTGGTGATCATCGGCGGGCACAACTCGTTGGATGGGCTGCACTTCACGCCCGGTTCGTCGTTGCAAACGTTGTGGTCGATCCTGCATGAACGCAGTTGGATTCAAGTGACCGATACCCTGCGCCTGCGCGTGACCTATCCCGTGCTGCCGTGGATCGGGGTGATTGCCCTGGGTTACGCCGTCGGCCCCTGGTTTGCGAACGGTATGCCGCCGGCGTTGCGCCAGCGTTATCTGCTACTGGGCGGTGTGAGCGCGTTGGCGGGATTCGTGCTGTTGCGGGCGGCTAACGGGTATGGCGAGAAACCCTGGCAAGCCCATGAGAGCAGCGTGCAGACGCTGATGAGCTTTTTCAATGTCACCAAGTACCCGCCCTCGTTGCTGTTCCTGGCATTGACCCTGGGCATTGGGATGCTCCTGCTGTTAGCGTTTGAACGCGCCGGTCACAAGCGTTGGATCAGCGTACTGGCGGTGTTCGGTGCGGCGCCGATGTTCTTTTATCTGCTGCACCTGTTTGTGCTGAGACTGTTGTATGTGGCCTGTGTCGCGTTGTTTGGGCTAGACCATGGCAACTACTTTGGCTTCGATACCATCGCCGCGGTCTGGTGGGCAGCGCTGTTACTGCCACTGGCGCTTTACCCGCCCGTGCGCTGGTTTGCCGGACTCAAGGCGCGACGGCGCGACCTGGCCTGGCTCAAATACCTCTGA
- the metE gene encoding 5-methyltetrahydropteroyltriglutamate--homocysteine S-methyltransferase has translation MAVAHSLGFPRIGRDRELKKAQEAFWKGELDEAGLRAVGRDLRKTHWDLQKQAGIELLPVGDFAWYDQVLTHSLMFGVIPPRFRPADGKATLQTLFGMARGVSDSCCGGAHAQEMTKWFDTNYHYLVPEFSADQHFHLGWDQLFEEVQEARELGHTVKPVVIGPLTYLWLGKVKGADFDKLDLLDRLLPLYGQIFQRLAELGVEWVQIDEPILVLDLPQEWKNAFERAYNLIQRDPLKKLVATYFGGLEENLGLAANLPVDGLHIDLVRAPEQYPTILDRLPAYKVLSLGVVNGRNVWRCDLENALATLRHAHEKLGDRLWVAPSCSLLHSPVDLGREDQLDAELKSWLAFAVQKCAEVAVLAQAVDAPQAPDVLAALAQSRAVQAARAASPRIHKPAVQARVAAITAQDSQRHSPFAQRIEQQRADLNLPLFPTTTIGSFPQTASIRLARQSYKAGKLSEAEYVEAMHSEIKHAVEIQEHLGLDVLVHGEAERNDMVEYFAEQLDGYVFTRFGWVQSYGSRCVKPAVIFGDLSRPKAMTVEWIRYAQGLTHKVMKGMLTGPVTMLMWSFPREDVGREVQARQLALAIRDEVIDLEAAGIKIVQIDEAAFREGLPLRQAQWQPYLDWATEVFRLCASGVRDETQIHTHMCYSEFNDVIESIAAMDADVITIETSRSDMELLDAFEAFAYPNDIGPGVYDIHSPRVPDVSEMANLLRKAARRIPAERLWVNPDCGLKTRGWSETEAALIHMVAAARQLRAELA, from the coding sequence ATGGCAGTCGCTCATTCCCTTGGATTTCCGCGCATTGGACGCGACCGTGAACTGAAAAAAGCGCAGGAAGCGTTTTGGAAGGGCGAACTTGACGAAGCCGGCCTGCGCGCCGTGGGGCGTGACTTGCGCAAAACCCATTGGGACCTGCAGAAACAGGCCGGCATCGAATTGCTGCCCGTCGGTGACTTCGCCTGGTACGACCAGGTGCTCACGCATTCGCTGATGTTCGGTGTGATCCCGCCGCGTTTTCGCCCAGCGGATGGCAAGGCCACCCTGCAGACGCTGTTCGGCATGGCCCGCGGTGTCAGCGACAGCTGCTGCGGCGGTGCCCACGCCCAGGAAATGACCAAGTGGTTCGACACCAACTACCACTACCTGGTCCCTGAATTCAGCGCCGACCAGCACTTCCACCTGGGTTGGGATCAATTGTTCGAAGAGGTCCAGGAAGCCCGCGAGCTGGGCCACACCGTCAAGCCGGTGGTGATCGGCCCGTTGACTTACCTGTGGCTGGGCAAGGTCAAGGGCGCTGATTTCGACAAGCTGGACCTGCTCGATCGCCTGCTGCCGTTGTACGGCCAGATCTTCCAGCGTCTGGCGGAACTGGGCGTGGAGTGGGTGCAGATCGACGAACCGATCCTGGTGCTGGACCTGCCGCAGGAGTGGAAAAACGCATTTGAGCGCGCCTATAACCTGATCCAGCGCGACCCGCTGAAAAAACTGGTGGCCACGTACTTCGGTGGTCTGGAAGAGAACCTTGGCCTGGCCGCCAACCTGCCGGTCGACGGCTTGCATATCGACCTGGTGCGCGCGCCGGAACAGTACCCGACCATCCTCGACCGCCTGCCGGCGTACAAGGTGTTGTCTCTGGGGGTGGTCAACGGCCGTAACGTATGGCGCTGCGACCTGGAAAATGCCCTGGCGACCTTGCGGCATGCCCATGAAAAATTGGGCGATCGCCTGTGGGTGGCGCCGTCCTGCTCGTTGCTGCACAGCCCGGTGGATCTGGGGCGTGAGGACCAATTGGACGCTGAGCTCAAGAGCTGGCTTGCGTTTGCCGTGCAAAAGTGTGCCGAAGTGGCGGTGCTGGCCCAGGCGGTCGACGCCCCTCAGGCGCCAGACGTGCTCGCGGCTCTGGCGCAAAGTCGCGCCGTGCAGGCCGCACGTGCGGCTTCGCCACGTATTCATAAGCCGGCGGTACAAGCACGCGTTGCCGCCATTACCGCCCAGGACAGCCAGCGCCATTCGCCGTTTGCCCAGCGTATCGAGCAGCAGCGCGCGGATCTCAACCTGCCGTTGTTTCCTACTACTACCATCGGTTCGTTCCCGCAGACGGCGTCGATCCGTCTGGCGCGTCAGTCGTACAAGGCCGGCAAGTTGAGCGAGGCTGAATACGTCGAGGCGATGCACAGCGAGATCAAACACGCCGTCGAAATCCAGGAACACCTCGGCCTGGATGTGTTGGTTCACGGTGAAGCCGAGCGTAACGACATGGTCGAGTACTTCGCCGAGCAACTGGATGGCTACGTGTTTACCCGTTTTGGCTGGGTGCAGAGCTACGGGTCGCGCTGCGTGAAACCGGCGGTGATCTTCGGCGACCTGAGCCGCCCCAAAGCGATGACCGTGGAGTGGATCCGCTACGCCCAAGGCCTGACCCACAAAGTGATGAAAGGCATGCTGACCGGCCCGGTGACCATGCTGATGTGGTCCTTCCCGCGCGAAGACGTGGGCCGCGAGGTGCAGGCCCGTCAACTGGCCCTGGCGATTCGCGATGAAGTGATCGATCTGGAAGCTGCCGGGATCAAAATCGTTCAGATCGACGAAGCCGCGTTTCGTGAAGGCCTGCCGTTGCGCCAGGCGCAGTGGCAGCCGTACCTGGACTGGGCCACCGAGGTGTTCCGCCTGTGTGCCTCTGGGGTGCGTGATGAAACCCAGATCCACACCCACATGTGCTACAGCGAGTTCAACGACGTGATCGAGTCCATCGCGGCCATGGATGCGGACGTGATCACCATCGAAACCTCACGCTCGGACATGGAACTGCTGGACGCGTTCGAAGCCTTCGCTTACCCGAATGACATCGGTCCGGGCGTGTATGACATCCACTCGCCACGGGTTCCGGATGTGTCGGAAATGGCCAACCTGCTGCGCAAGGCGGCCAGGCGGATTCCGGCCGAGCGCTTGTGGGTGAATCCCGATTGCGGTTTGAAGACCCGTGGCTGGTCAGAGACCGAGGCAGCGTTGATTCATATGGTGGCGGCCGCGCGTCAGCTGCGCGCTGAGCTGGCCTGA
- a CDS encoding LysE family translocator, whose product MDIFLYAFSVMYSPGPVNFMGLNAGLTGKLRRSTGFFIGVGCAMMVMFVLFGYTGEAIISQAALPYISLAGGVYTLYLAYQVFTARTVVDEGSSVPTKSLTFWNGLVIQLLNPKGVMAVLPITSVMLPAAHITGAAIAGVSALLALGAVGAPWVYALLGAMLGRRISGHSAFTLFNRCMGLALAVCAVFMFHAFYLHVIRT is encoded by the coding sequence ATGGATATCTTTCTCTACGCGTTCAGCGTCATGTACAGCCCCGGTCCCGTGAACTTCATGGGGCTCAATGCCGGCCTCACCGGCAAGTTGCGCCGCTCTACCGGGTTTTTCATCGGGGTGGGCTGCGCGATGATGGTGATGTTCGTGCTGTTTGGCTACACCGGTGAAGCAATCATTTCCCAAGCGGCGTTGCCGTATATCTCCTTGGCGGGCGGTGTCTACACGCTTTACCTGGCGTACCAGGTGTTCACTGCGCGTACGGTGGTTGACGAAGGGTCAAGCGTACCGACCAAATCCTTAACGTTCTGGAACGGCCTGGTGATCCAACTGCTCAACCCCAAGGGCGTCATGGCGGTGTTGCCGATCACCAGCGTGATGCTGCCGGCGGCGCATATCACCGGCGCGGCCATCGCCGGGGTGTCGGCCCTGCTGGCGTTGGGTGCCGTGGGGGCGCCGTGGGTGTATGCGCTGCTCGGGGCGATGCTGGGGCGGCGGATCAGCGGCCATTCGGCCTTCACCCTGTTCAACCGTTGCATGGGCCTGGCGCTGGCGGTGTGCGCGGTGTTCATGTTCCACGCGTTTTATCTGCATGTCATTCGAACATGA
- a CDS encoding GNAT family N-acetyltransferase: MQERHPLSDLYDDGVSIRPLIDLPQAVRALEAQAISEGFGFLTRLITEWDNHTNRFSRPGECLLGVFYQDQLVAIGGITQDPHAGPTVGRLRRVYVATHVRRRRLGRTLVQALLDHAALKFEEVRLFTDTPEAAAFYRRCGFQPISDGTATHVKSLSLANAACASS, from the coding sequence ATGCAAGAGCGTCACCCACTCAGCGACCTCTACGACGACGGCGTTTCGATACGCCCACTGATAGACCTTCCCCAAGCGGTACGCGCGTTGGAGGCCCAGGCCATCAGCGAAGGATTCGGGTTCCTGACACGGCTGATCACCGAATGGGACAACCACACCAACCGATTCAGTCGGCCAGGCGAATGCCTGTTAGGCGTGTTTTACCAAGACCAATTGGTCGCCATCGGTGGCATTACCCAGGATCCCCATGCCGGGCCAACGGTCGGTCGGCTGCGCCGGGTATACGTCGCCACTCACGTGCGTCGACGCCGGTTGGGGCGCACCCTGGTGCAAGCACTGCTGGACCACGCCGCCCTGAAATTTGAAGAAGTACGGTTGTTCACCGACACACCCGAAGCTGCCGCGTTTTATCGGCGCTGCGGTTTTCAGCCGATAAGCGACGGGACCGCGACCCATGTGAAGTCATTGAGCCTTGCGAACGCGGCTTGCGCGTCAAGTTGA